The following coding sequences lie in one Bacillaceae bacterium S4-13-56 genomic window:
- a CDS encoding cytochrome ubiquinol oxidase subunit I, whose amino-acid sequence MGNEESVFFSRALTELTLSFHIIFATIGVGIPLMIFIAQWVGIKKQDEHYILLARRWTRGFVITVAVGVVTGTAIGLQLSLLWPNFMELAGNVIALPLFMETFAFFFEAIFLGIYLYTWDRFENQKKHLLLLIPVAIGASFSAVFITIVNAFMNAPQGFELASEGLINVQPLVAMFNPAMPTKVAHVLATSYMTSAFVLASIGAVRILKGSNHIYHKKALFLTMKLALVFSVASAVIGDFSGKYLAEYQPEKLAAYEWHFETEEGADLILFGVLENGEEVKYELRIPYGLSILAHGTPNAEVIGLEEFPEDEIPPLYIHTLFDIMVSIGMGLTLISALYVLGVWINRKFVYSRWFLRALSITGILSMIAIEAGWWLAEVGRQPWILRGIMKTEEAATTSGQVDLMLLIFAVLYLVLGTGSVIVLTRMFRRNPVEQELADREREGR is encoded by the coding sequence ATGGGGAATGAGGAATCGGTGTTTTTCAGTCGTGCTTTGACGGAATTGACATTATCTTTTCATATTATTTTTGCGACCATTGGGGTAGGGATCCCGCTCATGATTTTTATTGCCCAATGGGTGGGAATTAAAAAGCAAGATGAACATTACATATTGCTTGCACGACGATGGACGCGTGGTTTTGTGATTACAGTTGCTGTAGGGGTTGTTACTGGGACGGCAATTGGACTACAGCTCTCCTTGTTATGGCCAAATTTCATGGAACTAGCGGGAAATGTAATTGCGCTGCCGCTTTTTATGGAAACATTTGCATTTTTCTTTGAGGCCATTTTTCTTGGGATTTATCTGTACACATGGGATCGTTTTGAAAATCAGAAAAAACATCTGTTATTGCTCATTCCAGTAGCTATAGGGGCTTCATTTTCAGCCGTTTTTATTACCATTGTTAACGCATTTATGAATGCTCCACAAGGCTTTGAATTAGCAAGTGAAGGACTGATCAATGTTCAACCACTAGTTGCCATGTTTAATCCGGCTATGCCAACAAAGGTGGCACATGTATTAGCCACGTCTTACATGACTTCAGCATTTGTTCTTGCATCCATTGGAGCAGTTAGGATTCTGAAAGGCTCAAATCATATATACCATAAGAAAGCTCTCTTTTTAACAATGAAGCTTGCTTTAGTATTTTCCGTAGCGTCAGCTGTGATTGGGGATTTTTCCGGGAAATATCTCGCGGAATATCAGCCGGAAAAATTGGCAGCGTATGAGTGGCACTTTGAAACGGAGGAAGGGGCAGATCTGATACTTTTTGGGGTCCTCGAAAATGGGGAAGAGGTTAAGTATGAATTAAGAATTCCTTACGGATTGAGTATCCTTGCTCATGGAACACCGAATGCAGAGGTTATTGGACTAGAAGAATTTCCTGAAGATGAGATTCCTCCACTATATATCCATACATTGTTTGACATCATGGTTTCGATTGGAATGGGGCTTACTTTAATCTCTGCATTATATGTATTAGGGGTGTGGATTAACAGAAAATTTGTATATTCTCGTTGGTTCTTAAGAGCTCTATCGATCACTGGAATCTTATCAATGATTGCAATTGAAGCTGGGTGGTGGTTAGCGGAAGTCGGACGACAACCGTGGATATTACGTGGAATTATGAAAACCGAGGAAGCAGCGACTACTAGCGGGCAGGTGGATCTGATGCTTCTCATATTTGCTGTCCTCTATTTGGTTCTTGGAACGGGAAGTGTAATTGTTCTGACTAGAATGTTCCGTAGAAATCCTGTTGAGCAAGAACTCGCCGATCGGGAACGGGAAGGAAGGTGA
- a CDS encoding cytochrome d ubiquinol oxidase subunit II, producing MYENIGIFVLWLFLFGYVIVASIDFGAGFFNAYSILRKKQHILTAIIQRYLSPVWEVTNVFLVFFFVGIVGFFPKTAYYYGTSLLVPASIAIVLLAIRGSYYAFTTYGGLQHKVWTYLYGMSGLFIPASLSIVLTISEGNFIIESPNVGISLDYWALFTSPLTWSIVVLSLTSVLYISSVFLTWYANKAGDMQATDLLRKYAIVWAGPAILTATGIIVELRTHNPIHYGRIIDVWWMFGISFLFFVGTVYLLWKKTAYGLAFWLLIGQFFTAFFAYGISHYPYLLYPYLTINDSFTSEGMAIALIIAFVLGLCLLVPSLFLLLRLFLFNKEYVRGNSNDHT from the coding sequence ATGTATGAAAATATTGGGATTTTCGTTCTCTGGTTATTTTTATTTGGCTATGTAATTGTGGCATCCATTGATTTTGGAGCAGGTTTCTTTAATGCCTACAGCATACTTCGAAAAAAACAACATATCTTGACTGCTATTATTCAACGATATTTGTCACCTGTTTGGGAGGTGACAAATGTATTTCTCGTCTTCTTTTTTGTAGGAATTGTAGGCTTTTTTCCAAAAACAGCATACTATTATGGGACCTCGTTACTAGTCCCTGCAAGTATAGCAATAGTTTTATTGGCAATTCGCGGGTCCTATTATGCCTTCACTACTTATGGGGGACTTCAGCACAAAGTGTGGACTTATCTTTATGGTATGTCAGGCCTTTTTATTCCAGCCTCCCTGTCCATTGTATTAACAATTTCGGAGGGGAATTTTATTATAGAAAGTCCCAACGTTGGAATATCACTGGATTATTGGGCCCTTTTCACAAGTCCTCTCACTTGGAGTATCGTCGTCCTAAGTTTAACCTCAGTTTTATATATATCCTCCGTTTTTCTAACGTGGTATGCGAATAAAGCAGGGGATATGCAGGCTACAGATCTTTTGCGAAAATATGCCATAGTATGGGCTGGGCCTGCGATCCTTACAGCAACTGGAATAATTGTGGAGCTTCGTACTCATAACCCTATTCACTATGGACGGATCATAGATGTATGGTGGATGTTTGGGATATCCTTTTTGTTTTTTGTAGGAACCGTCTATCTATTATGGAAAAAAACAGCATATGGTTTAGCGTTCTGGCTTCTTATCGGACAATTCTTCACTGCATTCTTTGCTTACGGAATTTCTCATTATCCCTATTTGTTATATCCTTACTTAACGATAAATGACAGTTTTACAAGCGAAGGAATGGCAATAGCGCTAATCATTGCATTTGTATTAGGTCTTTGTCTACTAGTGCCATCACTATTCTTATTGTTACGATTATTTTTGTTTAATAAGGAATATGTTCGTGGAAATAGCAACGATCATACATAG